The following are encoded in a window of Methanophagales archaeon genomic DNA:
- a CDS encoding menaquinone biosynthesis protein, which produces MIKVRIGKFGFLNNFLPYFLLEQNSGIDTDMEVYEGSPRELTAMFERGELDFAPLPSFYYIKNKARLRSYEFCVASKDSVLSVLLVSERGIRDEEGCIAVTNQTVTSLNLLKVILKEKGWRNEIYELNEIEAGELLKHGTYALVIGDEALRARERYRVVMDLGEEWHELTGYPMVFGISVSPNGIDMSEANSAVMRSLEWGEKNIEEVLREAKKRFSMPDELLERYLNTLTYRLGERERKGLEIFEAKCHEYRLL; this is translated from the coding sequence GTGATAAAAGTGAGGATCGGCAAATTTGGGTTCCTTAATAACTTCCTGCCGTATTTCCTGTTGGAGCAGAATAGCGGCATAGATACAGATATGGAGGTATATGAGGGCTCGCCAAGAGAGCTTACTGCTATGTTCGAGCGCGGTGAGCTAGATTTCGCACCTCTGCCTTCATTCTATTATATAAAGAACAAAGCGCGACTGCGGAGTTATGAGTTCTGTGTCGCCTCGAAAGATAGTGTTTTGAGTGTGCTTCTCGTATCAGAAAGGGGGATACGGGACGAAGAGGGGTGTATAGCGGTTACTAATCAGACTGTGACATCATTAAACCTGCTGAAGGTAATTCTAAAAGAAAAGGGGTGGAGAAACGAGATTTATGAGTTGAATGAGATTGAAGCGGGCGAGCTGCTTAAACATGGCACTTATGCACTCGTGATTGGTGATGAAGCATTGAGAGCGCGGGAGAGATACAGGGTTGTTATGGATCTTGGAGAGGAGTGGCATGAGTTAACAGGATATCCTATGGTATTTGGTATCTCTGTATCACCAAATGGTATTGACATGAGTGAAGCAAACAGTGCGGTCATGAGGTCTCTGGAGTGGGGTGAAAAGAATATAGAAGAGGTATTAAGGGAAGCGAAGAAGCGATTCAGTATGCCCGATGAACTTCTTGAGAGGTATCTCAATACACTCACATATCGACTGGGCGAGCGAGAGAGGAAGGGACTCGAAATTTTTGAGGCTAAATGTCATGAGTATAGATTATTATGA
- the mqnC gene encoding dehypoxanthine futalosine cyclase, translated as MSIDYYDYGYVDKNLRGIDLGFDEALELFELPLPVIGRIADTIRRARCGELVTFVIDRNISYTNRCVSRCKFCAFYANRERDGYILSKETILSKVKEAIEAGATQILIQGGLNPEIGIEWFEDLFSAIKRQFPTVQLHSLSPPEIHFVAMHEDMSIKETLARLRAAGLDSLPGGGAEILSDRVRTEISPNKLSADGWIEVMDTAQKMGMRTTATMMFGHIERDEEIVEHLFRVRDLQNRRKGFTAFIPWTFQPWHTALHETIKEPVSVGRYLQVLGIARIVLHSIRNIQASWLTQGCEVAKLALSFGANDFGGTILEENVVTAAGREHSPMKPEEIVKAVKSLGRPVAQRNTYYEVLKEY; from the coding sequence ATGAGTATAGATTATTATGATTATGGCTATGTGGATAAGAATCTTAGAGGTATAGACCTTGGATTTGATGAGGCTTTAGAGCTGTTCGAGCTGCCTTTACCTGTGATTGGTAGAATTGCAGATACGATAAGGAGAGCGAGATGTGGAGAACTCGTGACGTTCGTTATTGATAGGAACATAAGCTACACAAACAGGTGTGTATCGAGGTGCAAATTCTGCGCGTTCTATGCGAACCGTGAACGAGATGGCTATATCCTGAGTAAGGAAACGATATTAAGCAAGGTAAAAGAAGCAATCGAAGCTGGTGCGACCCAGATACTCATCCAGGGTGGATTAAACCCTGAAATTGGTATTGAATGGTTTGAGGATTTATTTTCTGCAATAAAGCGTCAATTCCCAACCGTTCAGCTTCATAGCCTCTCTCCGCCTGAGATACACTTTGTTGCGATGCATGAAGACATGAGTATAAAAGAGACGCTGGCACGATTGAGGGCAGCGGGACTGGATTCTCTGCCTGGCGGTGGTGCTGAGATCCTCAGTGATAGGGTGCGAACTGAAATTAGTCCGAATAAGCTCAGTGCAGATGGATGGATAGAAGTGATGGATACAGCGCAGAAGATGGGGATGAGAACGACAGCGACCATGATGTTCGGGCATATAGAGCGCGATGAAGAGATTGTGGAGCACTTATTTCGGGTGCGGGATTTGCAGAACAGGAGGAAAGGCTTCACTGCGTTCATCCCATGGACTTTCCAGCCATGGCACACTGCGCTCCATGAAACGATAAAAGAACCCGTGTCTGTGGGAAGATACTTACAGGTATTGGGAATAGCTCGAATAGTTCTCCATTCGATAAGGAATATACAAGCATCGTGGCTGACACAGGGCTGCGAGGTTGCGAAATTGGCATTGTCCTTCGGTGCAAACGACTTTGGAGGCACGATACTGGAGGAGAATGTGGTAACGGCAGCAGGCAGGGAGCACAGCCCGATGAAGCCGGAGGAGATTGTGAAAGCGGTGAAATCTCTTGGCAGACCGGTGGCACAGAGGAATACATACTATGAGGTACTGAAGGAGTATTGA